One region of Alosa alosa isolate M-15738 ecotype Scorff River chromosome 1, AALO_Geno_1.1, whole genome shotgun sequence genomic DNA includes:
- the pcdh18a gene encoding protocadherin-18a isoform X2, which translates to MDINRNGAFIFIRTLKLLVMMILIQHVTGKTLKYQVYEEQRIGTVIARLKEDVADVLSKLPSSVSSRFKAMQRGSTLLSVREQDGEISIRSKIDREKLCEKNVNCSIEFDVLTLPTEHLQLFHVEIQILDINDNAPQFSRSVIPIEISESAAVGARIPLDSATDPDVGDNSLHTYSLTPATDFFMIDILTRTDGAKYAELVVLRELDRETRSSYELQLIASDKGVPPKSGSTLLKINIADSNDNNPVFEKPSYVINLLENSPIGSMIIDLNATDPDEGTNGKIVYSFSTHVSTKIQETFKINSDNGQLTLIKKVDYETTNSFDIDIQAQDLGPNSMPAHCKVIIKVVDVNDNKPEISINLMSPGNEEVAYISEGAAVDTFVALVRVDDKDTGLNGEVICRLHGQGHFRLQKSYEKNYMILTDVALDREKRSEYSLTVVAEDRGSPSQSTIKHFTVQVLDDNDNAPRFEKSLYEVFKPENNAPGAYLTSVVAVDPDQGLNSQVSYTILESMVDVSSISTYVTVDPSNGAVYALRSFDREDVSRVVFTIQAQDAGSPRLSSNVTMVLTLLDENDNPPFIVSPQLWNHTADVPVSRYTPAGQVLTAIQATDKDAGANGELTCIIVAGNEAGYFAMDSKTCEIRTNVSVEQIPADHMEVTALVQDKGPEPLTARAVLKFTIYENMDSTIHTHTADGGEASLDVSLIIIISLGAICAMLLAIMVAFAVRCGREKKDTHSYNCRVAESTYQHHPKKPSRQIHKGDITLVPTVNGTLPIRAHHHSPAGSPLAERAQMSSRQSHHSRQSLNSLVTISSNHIPESFALELAHATPPVEGHYQPRPSFRGNKYSRNYRYGLQDMDKFSLKDSGRGDSDAGDSDCDMGRESPIDRLLGEGFSDLFHMDAHQRLHPAMRLCTEECRILGHSDQCWMPSVPSPASTSSDYRTNMYIPGEEASPQALVEEDQQSVDSSGDRKKSFSTFGKESEEECGVGGSLLSEMNSVFQRLLPPSLDTYGECNEMAERSVALETRRGFLPGKSSSSSSSSSSSMYPQGVAAWAANTHFQNPSNTSGNHIATPTHGPANHVTATTQTHLKWLPAMEEIPENYEEDELESVLGHLASKRSESRHEVTMDTGELVAEINKLLVDVHHN; encoded by the exons ATGGATATCAACAGGAATGGTGCGTTTATTTTTATAAGAACATTGAAACTTCTTGTGATGATGATACTGATACAACATGTAACTGGCAAGACACTGAAGTACCAGGTTTACGAAGAACAAAGGATTGGAACTGTTATTGCACGACTAAAAGAGGATGTAGCTGATGTTTTGTCGAAACTTCCAAGCTCGGTGTCTTCGCGTTTCAAGGCAATGCAAAGAGGGAGCACATTACTGTCTGTGCGCGAACAAGACGGCGAGATCAGCATCAGGTCAAAAATAGACAGAGAAAAACTGTGTGAGAAAAATGTGAACTGTTCTATCGAATTCGATGTGTTGACCCTGCCTACGGAACATTTGCAGTTGTTCCACGTCGAGATACAAATACTTGACATTAACGACAACGCTCCTCAATTCTCGCGGTCAGTAATTCCCATAGAGATTTCCGAAAGTGCGGCTGTAGGCGCACGGATTCCCTTGGACAGCGCGACGGACCCTGATGTCGGAGATAACTCTCTTCACACATACTCCCTGACCCCAGCAACGGACTTTTTCATGATTGATATCCTCACACGAACCGATGGTGCCAAATATGCGGAGCTCGTTGTGCTTAGGGAATTGGATAGAGAGACACGGTCCAGCTATGAACTTCAGTTAATTGCATCGGATAAGGGCGTTCCCCCAAAATCTGGTTCCACACTCCTTAAAATCAACATTGCCGACTCAAACGACAACAACCCTGTCTTTGAGAAGCCATCTTATGTGATTAATCTATTGGAAAATTCACCTATAGGCTCCATGATAATTGATCTGAACGCCACAGACCCTGACGAGGGCACCAATGGAAAAATAGTCTACTCTTTTAGTACTCACGTGTCCACGAAAATTCAAGAGACATTCAAAATAAACTCAGACAATGGACAATTGACTCTGATTAAAAAGGTCGACTATGAAACAACCAACTCTTTTGATATTGATATACAAGCACAAGACCTTGGCCCTAATTCAATGCCAGCGCACTGTAAGGTCATCATTAAAGTTGTAGATGTGAATGACAACAAGCCAGAGATCAGCATCAATTTAATGTCACCAGGAAACGAGGAAGTGGCATACATATCTGAGGGCGCAGCTGTGGACACTTTTGTTGCCCTGGTGAGGGTGGATGACAAGGACACAGGGCTCAATGGAGAGGTGATATGCAGGCTTCATGGACAAGGGCACTTCCGGCTCCAGAAGTCCTACGAGAAAAACTACATGATACTGACTGATGTTGCTTTGGACAGGGAGAAGAGGTCAGAATACAGCCTCACCGTGGTCGCCGAGGACCGAGGTTCACCCAGCCAGTCCACCATCAAACACTTCACAGTGCAAGTGCTCGATGACAATGACAATGCACCACGGTTCGAGAAGAGCCTTTACGAGGTCTTCAAGCCCGAGAACAACGCACCAGGTGCATACCTCACCTCCGTGGTGGCCGTGGACCCTGACCAGGGTCTCAACAGCCAGGTGAGCTACACTATCCTGGAGAGCATGGTGGATGtcagctccatctccacctACGTGACCGTGGACCCATCCAATGGTGCCGTGTACGCGCTCCGCTCGTTTGACCGCGAGGACGTGAGTCGGGTAGTGTTCACCATCCAGGCCCAGGACGCGGGCAGCCCACGGCTGAGCAGCAACGTCACCATGGTGCTCACGCTCCTGGACGAGAACGACAACCCGCCGTTCATCGTCTCGCCACAACTCTGGAACCACACGGCCGACGTGCCTGTCTCCCGCTACACGCCCGCCGGTCAGGTGCTGACCGCCATCCAGGCCACAGACAAGGACGCCGGCGCCAACGGCGAGCTCACCTGCATCATTGTGGCCGGCAACGAGGCCGGCTACTTTGCCATGGACAGCAAGACGTGTGAGATCCGCACCAACGTCAGCGTGGAGCAGATCCCGGCCGACCACATGGAGGTCACGGCTCTCGTCCAGGACAAGGGGCCGGAGCCACTGACCGCCAGAGCTGTGCTCAAGTTCACCATCTACGAGAACATGGACAGCACCATCCACACGCACACGGCCGACGGGGGGGAGGCCTCCCTGGACGTGTCCctgatcatcatcatctctctgGGCGCCATCTGCGCCATGCTCCTGGCCATCATGGTGGCCTTCGCAGTTCGCTGTGGACGGGAGAAGAAAGACACCCACTCCTACAACTGCCGAGTGGCCGAGTCCACATACCAGCATCACCCTAAGAAGCCTTCCAGGCAGATCCACAAGGGCGATATCACGCTGGTGCCCACGGTCAACGGGACCCTGCCCATTCGTGCACACCACCACTCGCCCGCGGGCTCGCCCCTGGCGGAGAGGGCGCAGATGAGCAGCCGGCAGAGCCACCATAGCCGCCAGTCACTCAATAGCCTGGTTACAATATCGTCCAATCACATCCCAGAGAGCTTTGCCTTGGAGCTGGCCCATGCTACTCCACCTGTGGAG GGCCACTACCAACCAAGACCAAGTTTCCGAGGAAATAAGTACTCAAGGAATTACAG GTATGGCCTCCAAGACATGGATAAGTTCAGCCTGAAGGACAGTGGGAGAGGGGACAGTGATGCCGGGGACAGTGACTGTGACATGGGTCGGGAGTCGCCGATTGACCGGCTCCTCGGCGAAGGATTCAGTGACCTCTTTCACATGGATGCCCATCAGCGACTCCACCCAG CCATGAGACTGTGCACTGAAGAATGTCGCATCCTGGGCCACTCTGACCAGTGCTGGATGCCCTCCGTCCCCTCCCcagcctccacctcctccgACTACCGCACCAACATGTACATCCCAGGGGAGGAGGCCTCGCCACAGGCCCTGGTGGAGGAAGACCAACAGTCTGTGGACTCCTCTGGCGACCGCAAGAAGAGCTTCTCCACCTTTGGCAAGGAGTCGGAGGAGGAGTGCGGAGTAGGAGGCTCTCTCTTGTCCGAGATGAACAGTGTGTTCCAGCGCCTCCTGCCGCCGTCCCTCGACACGTATGGCGAGTGCAACGAGATGGCCGAGCGTTCCGTCGCCTTGGAAACCCGACGGGGCTTCCTCCCTGGCAAGTcgtcgtcgtcatcatcatcatcatcctcgtCCATGTACCCGCAGGGCGTCGCCGCCTGGGCTGccaacacacacttccagaaCCCAAGCAACACGTCGGGCAATCACATAGCGACGCCAACTCACGGGCCAGCCAATCACGTGACGGCTACCACCCAGACGCACCTCAAATGGCTGCCGGCCATGGAGGAGATCCCAGAGAACTACGAGGAGGACGAGCTGGAGAGTGTACTCGGGCACCTAGCGAGCAAGCGCAGCGAGAGTCGCCATGAGGTCACCATGGACACAGGCGAGCTCGTGGCCGAAATCAACAAACTCTTGGTCGACGTCCACCACAACTAG
- the pcdh18a gene encoding protocadherin-18a isoform X1 — MDINRNGAFIFIRTLKLLVMMILIQHVTGKTLKYQVYEEQRIGTVIARLKEDVADVLSKLPSSVSSRFKAMQRGSTLLSVREQDGEISIRSKIDREKLCEKNVNCSIEFDVLTLPTEHLQLFHVEIQILDINDNAPQFSRSVIPIEISESAAVGARIPLDSATDPDVGDNSLHTYSLTPATDFFMIDILTRTDGAKYAELVVLRELDRETRSSYELQLIASDKGVPPKSGSTLLKINIADSNDNNPVFEKPSYVINLLENSPIGSMIIDLNATDPDEGTNGKIVYSFSTHVSTKIQETFKINSDNGQLTLIKKVDYETTNSFDIDIQAQDLGPNSMPAHCKVIIKVVDVNDNKPEISINLMSPGNEEVAYISEGAAVDTFVALVRVDDKDTGLNGEVICRLHGQGHFRLQKSYEKNYMILTDVALDREKRSEYSLTVVAEDRGSPSQSTIKHFTVQVLDDNDNAPRFEKSLYEVFKPENNAPGAYLTSVVAVDPDQGLNSQVSYTILESMVDVSSISTYVTVDPSNGAVYALRSFDREDVSRVVFTIQAQDAGSPRLSSNVTMVLTLLDENDNPPFIVSPQLWNHTADVPVSRYTPAGQVLTAIQATDKDAGANGELTCIIVAGNEAGYFAMDSKTCEIRTNVSVEQIPADHMEVTALVQDKGPEPLTARAVLKFTIYENMDSTIHTHTADGGEASLDVSLIIIISLGAICAMLLAIMVAFAVRCGREKKDTHSYNCRVAESTYQHHPKKPSRQIHKGDITLVPTVNGTLPIRAHHHSPAGSPLAERAQMSSRQSHHSRQSLNSLVTISSNHIPESFALELAHATPPVEQVSQLLSLLHQGHYQPRPSFRGNKYSRNYRYGLQDMDKFSLKDSGRGDSDAGDSDCDMGRESPIDRLLGEGFSDLFHMDAHQRLHPAMRLCTEECRILGHSDQCWMPSVPSPASTSSDYRTNMYIPGEEASPQALVEEDQQSVDSSGDRKKSFSTFGKESEEECGVGGSLLSEMNSVFQRLLPPSLDTYGECNEMAERSVALETRRGFLPGKSSSSSSSSSSSMYPQGVAAWAANTHFQNPSNTSGNHIATPTHGPANHVTATTQTHLKWLPAMEEIPENYEEDELESVLGHLASKRSESRHEVTMDTGELVAEINKLLVDVHHN; from the exons ATGGATATCAACAGGAATGGTGCGTTTATTTTTATAAGAACATTGAAACTTCTTGTGATGATGATACTGATACAACATGTAACTGGCAAGACACTGAAGTACCAGGTTTACGAAGAACAAAGGATTGGAACTGTTATTGCACGACTAAAAGAGGATGTAGCTGATGTTTTGTCGAAACTTCCAAGCTCGGTGTCTTCGCGTTTCAAGGCAATGCAAAGAGGGAGCACATTACTGTCTGTGCGCGAACAAGACGGCGAGATCAGCATCAGGTCAAAAATAGACAGAGAAAAACTGTGTGAGAAAAATGTGAACTGTTCTATCGAATTCGATGTGTTGACCCTGCCTACGGAACATTTGCAGTTGTTCCACGTCGAGATACAAATACTTGACATTAACGACAACGCTCCTCAATTCTCGCGGTCAGTAATTCCCATAGAGATTTCCGAAAGTGCGGCTGTAGGCGCACGGATTCCCTTGGACAGCGCGACGGACCCTGATGTCGGAGATAACTCTCTTCACACATACTCCCTGACCCCAGCAACGGACTTTTTCATGATTGATATCCTCACACGAACCGATGGTGCCAAATATGCGGAGCTCGTTGTGCTTAGGGAATTGGATAGAGAGACACGGTCCAGCTATGAACTTCAGTTAATTGCATCGGATAAGGGCGTTCCCCCAAAATCTGGTTCCACACTCCTTAAAATCAACATTGCCGACTCAAACGACAACAACCCTGTCTTTGAGAAGCCATCTTATGTGATTAATCTATTGGAAAATTCACCTATAGGCTCCATGATAATTGATCTGAACGCCACAGACCCTGACGAGGGCACCAATGGAAAAATAGTCTACTCTTTTAGTACTCACGTGTCCACGAAAATTCAAGAGACATTCAAAATAAACTCAGACAATGGACAATTGACTCTGATTAAAAAGGTCGACTATGAAACAACCAACTCTTTTGATATTGATATACAAGCACAAGACCTTGGCCCTAATTCAATGCCAGCGCACTGTAAGGTCATCATTAAAGTTGTAGATGTGAATGACAACAAGCCAGAGATCAGCATCAATTTAATGTCACCAGGAAACGAGGAAGTGGCATACATATCTGAGGGCGCAGCTGTGGACACTTTTGTTGCCCTGGTGAGGGTGGATGACAAGGACACAGGGCTCAATGGAGAGGTGATATGCAGGCTTCATGGACAAGGGCACTTCCGGCTCCAGAAGTCCTACGAGAAAAACTACATGATACTGACTGATGTTGCTTTGGACAGGGAGAAGAGGTCAGAATACAGCCTCACCGTGGTCGCCGAGGACCGAGGTTCACCCAGCCAGTCCACCATCAAACACTTCACAGTGCAAGTGCTCGATGACAATGACAATGCACCACGGTTCGAGAAGAGCCTTTACGAGGTCTTCAAGCCCGAGAACAACGCACCAGGTGCATACCTCACCTCCGTGGTGGCCGTGGACCCTGACCAGGGTCTCAACAGCCAGGTGAGCTACACTATCCTGGAGAGCATGGTGGATGtcagctccatctccacctACGTGACCGTGGACCCATCCAATGGTGCCGTGTACGCGCTCCGCTCGTTTGACCGCGAGGACGTGAGTCGGGTAGTGTTCACCATCCAGGCCCAGGACGCGGGCAGCCCACGGCTGAGCAGCAACGTCACCATGGTGCTCACGCTCCTGGACGAGAACGACAACCCGCCGTTCATCGTCTCGCCACAACTCTGGAACCACACGGCCGACGTGCCTGTCTCCCGCTACACGCCCGCCGGTCAGGTGCTGACCGCCATCCAGGCCACAGACAAGGACGCCGGCGCCAACGGCGAGCTCACCTGCATCATTGTGGCCGGCAACGAGGCCGGCTACTTTGCCATGGACAGCAAGACGTGTGAGATCCGCACCAACGTCAGCGTGGAGCAGATCCCGGCCGACCACATGGAGGTCACGGCTCTCGTCCAGGACAAGGGGCCGGAGCCACTGACCGCCAGAGCTGTGCTCAAGTTCACCATCTACGAGAACATGGACAGCACCATCCACACGCACACGGCCGACGGGGGGGAGGCCTCCCTGGACGTGTCCctgatcatcatcatctctctgGGCGCCATCTGCGCCATGCTCCTGGCCATCATGGTGGCCTTCGCAGTTCGCTGTGGACGGGAGAAGAAAGACACCCACTCCTACAACTGCCGAGTGGCCGAGTCCACATACCAGCATCACCCTAAGAAGCCTTCCAGGCAGATCCACAAGGGCGATATCACGCTGGTGCCCACGGTCAACGGGACCCTGCCCATTCGTGCACACCACCACTCGCCCGCGGGCTCGCCCCTGGCGGAGAGGGCGCAGATGAGCAGCCGGCAGAGCCACCATAGCCGCCAGTCACTCAATAGCCTGGTTACAATATCGTCCAATCACATCCCAGAGAGCTTTGCCTTGGAGCTGGCCCATGCTACTCCACCTGTGGAG CAAGTCTCACAGCTTCTGTCACTGCTCCATCAGGGCCACTACCAACCAAGACCAAGTTTCCGAGGAAATAAGTACTCAAGGAATTACAG GTATGGCCTCCAAGACATGGATAAGTTCAGCCTGAAGGACAGTGGGAGAGGGGACAGTGATGCCGGGGACAGTGACTGTGACATGGGTCGGGAGTCGCCGATTGACCGGCTCCTCGGCGAAGGATTCAGTGACCTCTTTCACATGGATGCCCATCAGCGACTCCACCCAG CCATGAGACTGTGCACTGAAGAATGTCGCATCCTGGGCCACTCTGACCAGTGCTGGATGCCCTCCGTCCCCTCCCcagcctccacctcctccgACTACCGCACCAACATGTACATCCCAGGGGAGGAGGCCTCGCCACAGGCCCTGGTGGAGGAAGACCAACAGTCTGTGGACTCCTCTGGCGACCGCAAGAAGAGCTTCTCCACCTTTGGCAAGGAGTCGGAGGAGGAGTGCGGAGTAGGAGGCTCTCTCTTGTCCGAGATGAACAGTGTGTTCCAGCGCCTCCTGCCGCCGTCCCTCGACACGTATGGCGAGTGCAACGAGATGGCCGAGCGTTCCGTCGCCTTGGAAACCCGACGGGGCTTCCTCCCTGGCAAGTcgtcgtcgtcatcatcatcatcatcctcgtCCATGTACCCGCAGGGCGTCGCCGCCTGGGCTGccaacacacacttccagaaCCCAAGCAACACGTCGGGCAATCACATAGCGACGCCAACTCACGGGCCAGCCAATCACGTGACGGCTACCACCCAGACGCACCTCAAATGGCTGCCGGCCATGGAGGAGATCCCAGAGAACTACGAGGAGGACGAGCTGGAGAGTGTACTCGGGCACCTAGCGAGCAAGCGCAGCGAGAGTCGCCATGAGGTCACCATGGACACAGGCGAGCTCGTGGCCGAAATCAACAAACTCTTGGTCGACGTCCACCACAACTAG